A region of the Yarrowia lipolytica chromosome 1C, complete sequence genome:
TCAGAGGACTGGTAATGCTGAGATAATCAACGTCAACAAGCCTCAATCAACAAGCAACAATCAACGTCATGGGATCTCACTGCATCTCACCCCGGCATTGGCTGATTTACGTCGCTAGTGTGCTTCTAATTATAGCTCGATTGGGTCATTTAATGGAGTCACTTCCGCTGCTACTGTAGCCaccagtactgtacgagtagtcgTTCGTGCCTATATATGAAAGCAAATCCAGAGAGCGGAGTCGAGGAAACGAGAAAATGAAGGAACTAGTCCATATCTCCACCAAATAGCCCGTCTCCAACAAGACCCCAGCTGTCCAACGCCCATCTTGTCTCATTCTGGATAAAGCCGAGAAAAGAAACAACCGGCAAAAGTAACAAGTCAGAAAAGAAATAAGCCGAAAAGCAACAAGCCAGAAAAGAAACAAGCCCAAAAGATACAACCCTCAACCACCCATCGTGCACCGGAGGCTAGTCCGTCTTTGGCTCCAGCTTTGGCTCGTCTTTGGTCCAGCTTTGGCTCGTCTGGCTCCAACCTTGGGTCCAACCTACAACTCCATAAACCTCCTCGGACCTGCAAAAAGCCCCACATGTTGGTTGAATTGAATTTGGCAATCGAGCGGCAGTATCGAGACCCAGCCAGTATCCACCTGTTGACTAGTTCACACTGTCGACTGTAGATCCTGCAACATATGACAACTAATTGCCCCACAATGGACCCAAATCTCTCCACCCACCGAAAagctgaaaaaaaaaccgacTTTTTCAAACCATCTTTGACTCCGCCAAATTGACACCTGCCAATCTGACACCTGAATCTTTCTAAACAGTTCGACCCCGCCAACAACCCCACCAACAATCGGTCGGTTGGACTGCAGAAATCTGCACCCGGCTGCACCAAAACTCTCGTTAAGATACTCCACTTTCCGTTTCGAGACGCACAAACCTTACATCATGCATACAGCATATAATCAGACATATTTCAGGCGAGATCATGGGGCTGAGTTTCGGTGCCCACACTGCAAGCCCTTGAAATGACGGGAAAACAGccaatcaaaaaaaaaaaggcaaCAGAACCGCAGAGaacggtcacgtgacataaCCACACCTTGCCGAATGGTACAGCTCACGTGTTTCCAAAATCTGTTTTCGCGACTGTTGCTCTGCACTTGGATTGTTCCacttttttaatttttaattctttttcaaaaaagaaaaaaaagaagaaaaaaaattctgCCAAGAAAAACCCTGCATCTCATGTATCCCAAACTATCACGCAATTGCCTTGGATCAGGTGGTGGATGTGCGATATTGTAGCAAGGGATTTGTGGAATGGCGCTTGGAATGGGACGACGGAGCACgtgactacagtacgacACACGTTTCgcgtacagtatgtactgcaccTGTCGCGTGTCATTTCCGCTGGCGTTTGGAGGGTTGCACGTCTTTGTCAGACTGCCAAAGGGGCTCATCTGGTGGAGAACACAGGTCAGGTATCCATAGTCAGTCTCGGCAATTCCtgggctacaagtagcaggTGTCGTATTCGTGTCAGTAGATCCCCTTCATGGAGGGACAGGATACAAAGTGGAATGCACCGGAGGTTTTGAGTGGATGTGGTGGATTCCGGGAGTTGGATTTGATTCTAGCGGCGTTTGACTTGGATCTTCGGTGTTTGAACCAGTTGTACAGGGTCTGAATGAGTTCACTGACTGCTGACTCGGTTCCACATGGCCTCTCGTTTTACATCGATTCCACCAGGAACACCCGAAAGAATTTGCAACGCCCGAACCAACCCAGGACGACCATTTTGTATCCCGGACATCCGCCTCAATAACGGTTGTTGTGAGGGAGTTTAACAAGTAGTCGACTGTATCTACTGTTCACTGAGTCAGTTGAGTCTATGAGTCCCAGAGTAAATCAACGTTCACGATATCACCGGTTCCTGAGACATGTACAGGGATACACGGAGTTGGTGCTTCGTAGGAGTGTGCCCGGAGAGTAGAACAGCTCAATCCTCTACGCTGGCACCAGACGTACATTCAATGGTTCAGTTCAATGGTTCATGCGTTGTAGGACAGGTGGGGTTGTCCTCCTTCTACGCTCCCTAAAGTCAATCAAGTCATAATCATAAATACATACATCTGTCTATCGCCACTcctggtgctgctgctgggactgctgatgctgccaCTGCGGCGATGGATAGCCCTCTTGGTAGTGGCCGCTGTTGTACTGCTGGTGGtactgctgttgctggtgatgctgctgttgctggtagtactgctgctgctgttgctggggaGACACGTTGCCGTAGAAGCCCGGCCCAGGGTAGCCCCCGTACTGGTTCTGGTGGCCCGGggactgctgctggggcgGGGGGAAGCCCGTGCTGGACCGTCGTCGTCTCTCCTGGGGCGACTGGGGAGGACTCAGCTGAGAGGCAATCACAGGGCCCTGTTGAAGGTCGCAGCCAGCGttggccagcttgtcgGCCAGTACATGGGCCGGTGACGCCTCCTGCATCCGCACAAACTCCATGTGCACGCTCTTGCCCTGCTGGCCCAGCTGGGtcagcagcttgtcgagctgctgcagcagGTCCAGATT
Encoded here:
- a CDS encoding uncharacterized protein (Compare to YALI0C09658g, some similarities with uniprot|Q04740 Saccharomyces cerevisiae YMR234w RNH1 ribonuclease H), with the protein product MSIYCEGLCRNNGTKFAKAGYAIVFGLQDPRNVSMRLDGAQTTQRADLAAISHLVTLLLQDNTPTTTYSVSTHSKWLVSTVNENLDNWKRAGWTNQAREKVENLDLLQQLDKLLTQLGQQGKSVHMEFVRMQEASPAHVLADKLANAGCDLQQGPVIASQLSPPQSPQERRRRSSTGFPPPQQQSPGHQNQYGGYPGPGFYGNVSPQQQQQQYYQQQQHHQQQQYHQQYNSGHYQEGYPSPQWQHQQSQQQHQEWR